A window of the Lactuca sativa cultivar Salinas chromosome 5, Lsat_Salinas_v11, whole genome shotgun sequence genome harbors these coding sequences:
- the LOC111883505 gene encoding auxin-induced protein 22D yields the protein MNMEDGLNLTLGLPGRAESDQESTITSFKNTNKRSQPETTDDCTESKGSSQHKESDIETSPAAKSQVVGWPPVRNYRRNNFQAKKMETESGMYVKVSMDGAPYLRKIDLKVYKGYSELLKALENMFKLTIGAYSERDGYKGSEFAPTYEDKDGDWMLVGDVPWEMFMLSCKRMRIMKGSEAKGLGCNL from the exons ATGAATATGGAAGACGGTTTGAATCTTACACTGGGATTACCCGGAAGAGCCGAATCCGATCAAGAATCAACCATTAcatccttcaagaacaccaacaaACGATCGCAGCCGGAAACCACCGATGATTGCACGGAATCCAAAGGCAGTTCTCAACACAAAGAATCCGATATCGAAACTTCACCTGCAGCCAA ATCGCAAGTGGTCGGATGGCCACCGGTGAGAAACTACCGGAGGAACAACTTTCAGGCGAAAAAGATGGAGACGGAAAGTGGGATGTATGTGAAAGTAAGCATGGATGGAGCACCTTATCTTCGAAAGATTGACTTGAAGGTTTATAAAGGTTATTCAGAGCTTCTTAAAGCTTTGGAGAACATGTTTAAACTCACCATTGGTGCTTATTCTGAAAGAGATGGATACAAAGGATCTGAGTTTGCACCTACTTATGAAGATAAAGATGGCGATTGGATGCTTGTTGGTGATGTTCCATGGGA GATGTTTATGTTATCATGCAAGAGAATGAGAATAATGAAAGGATCAGAAGCAAAAGGATTGGGATGCAATTTATGA